One window from the genome of Acuticoccus sp. I52.16.1 encodes:
- a CDS encoding iron-containing alcohol dehydrogenase → MNLTGNWSYPTAIRFGAGRIAELAEACEAAGMTRPLLVTDRGMKDLPITRRALELMEAGGLGAALFAEVDPNPTGENLEVGLEVFRAGGHDGVVAFGGGSGLDLAKMVAFMSGQTRPVWDFEDIGDWWTRADPAGIAPSVAVPTTAGTGSEVGRASVLTNTATHEKKIIFHPLVLPKVVIADPELTVGMPPAITAGTGMDALAHCLEAYSSPFYHPFSQGIALEGMRLVFENLYRAYSVPDDIEARSHMMSAAAMGAIAFQKGLGAIHALSHPVGARYHTHHGTTNAVVMAAVLKFNRPAIEARIEKAAAYLGIPGGFDGFAKQVDDLRASLGIPERLGALGVDTAQLGAMVDAALADPSAGGNPVTLTAENVRRLFEETI, encoded by the coding sequence ATGAACCTGACCGGCAACTGGTCGTACCCCACCGCCATCCGCTTCGGCGCCGGGCGCATCGCCGAACTCGCCGAGGCCTGCGAGGCCGCCGGCATGACGCGCCCGCTGCTCGTCACCGACCGCGGCATGAAGGACCTCCCCATCACCCGCCGCGCGCTGGAGCTCATGGAGGCCGGCGGCCTCGGCGCCGCGCTGTTCGCCGAGGTGGACCCCAACCCGACCGGCGAGAACCTCGAGGTCGGGCTCGAGGTGTTCCGCGCCGGCGGGCATGACGGCGTCGTCGCCTTCGGCGGCGGGTCGGGGCTGGACCTTGCGAAAATGGTCGCGTTCATGTCGGGCCAGACGCGGCCGGTGTGGGACTTCGAGGATATCGGCGACTGGTGGACCCGCGCCGACCCCGCCGGCATCGCCCCCTCCGTCGCGGTGCCGACGACGGCCGGCACCGGCTCGGAGGTCGGCCGCGCCAGCGTCCTGACCAACACCGCGACGCACGAGAAGAAGATCATCTTCCACCCGCTGGTGCTCCCGAAGGTCGTCATCGCCGATCCGGAGCTGACGGTGGGCATGCCGCCCGCGATCACCGCCGGCACCGGCATGGACGCGCTGGCGCATTGCCTGGAGGCCTACTCCTCGCCGTTCTACCACCCGTTCAGCCAGGGGATCGCGCTGGAGGGGATGCGCCTCGTCTTCGAGAACCTCTATCGCGCCTACAGCGTGCCGGACGATATCGAGGCGCGCAGCCACATGATGAGCGCGGCCGCGATGGGCGCCATCGCCTTCCAGAAGGGGCTCGGCGCGATCCATGCCCTGTCGCACCCGGTCGGCGCGCGCTACCACACCCACCACGGCACTACCAACGCGGTCGTCATGGCGGCGGTGCTGAAGTTCAACCGGCCGGCGATCGAGGCGCGGATCGAGAAGGCGGCCGCCTACCTCGGCATTCCCGGCGGGTTCGACGGGTTCGCCAAGCAGGTGGACGACCTGCGGGCCTCGCTCGGCATCCCGGAGCGGCTCGGCGCGCTCGGCGTCGACACCGCGCAGCTGGGCGCGATGGTGGACGCGGCACTGGCGGACCCCAGCGCCGGGGGGAACCCCGTGACGCTGACCGCCGAGAATGTCCGCCGGCTCTTCGAAGAAACGATCTGA
- a CDS encoding glutamine synthetase family protein → MPADLTFETLKDDVAAGTIDTVLTCVVDMQGRLMGKRFHAAHFVDSVAEGETHGCDYLLATDLEMYTVPGYTFSSWQKGYGDYVHKPDLSTLRRVPWLPATAMVICDVLDHHTHEAVPHSPRAILKRQIARAEAAGFTPMMASELEFFLFEEAYETLRDTRYTELQTLNRYNIDYSIFGTTKEEDVMRAIRNGLYGAGVPVECTKGEAEVGQEEINVRYAEALLAADNHAIVKNACKEIAHDYGRSITFMAKYATDKAGSSAHVHQSLMGADGPAFFDPAGEHGMSDTMRAYVAGLLAHSAEITYFLAPYVNSYKRFTEGLFAPTKSVWSTDNRTAGFRVCGAGTKGVRIECRIGGADLNPHLAFAAQLAAGLDGIEKGMTLEPEMSGDVYQAGNVPEVPKTLRAAAANLEGSAMLRAALGDDVVDHYARAARWEIEALDRAVTDWDRLRGFELA, encoded by the coding sequence ATGCCCGCAGACCTGACCTTCGAAACCCTCAAAGACGATGTCGCCGCGGGCACCATCGACACCGTGCTCACCTGCGTGGTCGACATGCAGGGCCGCCTCATGGGCAAGCGCTTCCACGCCGCCCACTTCGTGGATTCGGTCGCCGAGGGTGAGACGCACGGCTGCGACTACCTCCTCGCCACCGACCTCGAGATGTACACCGTCCCCGGCTACACCTTCTCGTCCTGGCAGAAGGGCTACGGCGACTATGTCCACAAGCCGGACCTTTCGACCCTGCGGCGCGTGCCGTGGCTCCCCGCCACCGCCATGGTGATCTGCGATGTGCTCGACCACCACACGCACGAGGCGGTGCCCCATTCGCCCCGCGCCATCCTCAAGCGGCAGATCGCCCGCGCCGAGGCGGCCGGCTTCACGCCGATGATGGCGAGCGAGCTCGAATTCTTCCTCTTCGAGGAGGCCTACGAGACCCTGCGCGACACCCGCTACACCGAGCTCCAGACGCTCAATCGCTACAACATCGACTACTCGATCTTCGGCACCACCAAGGAAGAGGACGTGATGCGGGCGATCCGCAACGGGCTCTACGGTGCGGGCGTTCCGGTGGAGTGCACCAAGGGCGAGGCCGAGGTCGGCCAGGAAGAGATCAACGTGCGCTACGCCGAAGCGCTGCTCGCCGCGGACAACCACGCCATCGTCAAGAACGCCTGCAAGGAGATCGCCCACGACTACGGCCGGTCGATCACCTTCATGGCGAAGTACGCGACCGACAAGGCCGGGTCCTCCGCCCACGTCCATCAGTCGCTGATGGGGGCGGACGGGCCGGCATTCTTCGACCCGGCGGGCGAGCACGGGATGTCGGACACGATGCGCGCCTACGTCGCCGGGCTGCTCGCTCATTCGGCCGAGATCACCTATTTCCTGGCGCCTTACGTCAACTCCTACAAGCGGTTCACCGAGGGGCTGTTCGCGCCCACCAAGTCCGTCTGGTCGACCGACAACCGCACCGCCGGCTTCCGCGTCTGCGGCGCGGGGACGAAGGGCGTGCGCATCGAGTGCCGCATCGGCGGGGCCGACCTCAACCCGCATTTGGCGTTCGCCGCGCAGCTCGCCGCCGGGCTCGACGGGATCGAGAAGGGGATGACCCTGGAGCCGGAGATGAGCGGCGACGTTTACCAGGCCGGCAACGTGCCGGAGGTGCCCAAGACCCTGCGCGCCGCCGCCGCCAACCTCGAAGGCTCGGCCATGCTGCGCGCCGCACTGGGCGACGACGTCGTCGACCACTACGCCCGCGCCGCCCGGTGGGAGATCGAGGCGCTCGACCGCGCCGTGACCGACTGGGATCGGTTGCGCGGCTTCGAGCTCGCCTGA
- a CDS encoding twin-arginine translocation signal domain-containing protein, with protein sequence MTDQPQSPSEKILASRRSFMKKAGLGGVALGASTLAAPAVVKAQAPIKWRLQTYSGAPLGAHVIKPQIEAFNAAANGEMEIELYYADQLVPTGELFRAMQNGTIDAVQSDDATMASPVDISVFGGYFPFATRFSLDVASMFMYYGLDEIWAEAYGEVDNVTWLSTGAWDPLHIFTVNEPIRSLEDMRGKRVFGVPTAGRFLSRYGLIPVTVPWDDVEVAMRTGELDGVAWCGFTEAYEVGWADVCNYALTNSVTGAWFGSYFANTESWNKVPPHLQQLFKSTIDQSHYYRNVWYWGGEAKLRVEGEKMELTSIPAEEWNQVVKDAESFWDEIAETSERNARVVEIFKKYAGVQEAAGYPYR encoded by the coding sequence ATGACTGACCAACCGCAGAGCCCGTCCGAGAAGATCCTCGCCAGCCGCCGGTCCTTCATGAAGAAGGCCGGCCTCGGCGGTGTCGCGCTGGGGGCGTCCACCCTCGCCGCGCCGGCCGTCGTCAAGGCGCAGGCCCCCATCAAGTGGCGCTTGCAGACCTACTCCGGCGCCCCGCTCGGCGCGCACGTGATCAAGCCGCAGATCGAGGCGTTCAACGCAGCCGCCAATGGCGAGATGGAGATCGAGCTCTACTACGCCGACCAGCTCGTCCCCACCGGCGAGCTGTTCCGCGCCATGCAGAACGGCACCATCGACGCGGTGCAGTCCGACGACGCCACCATGGCCTCGCCGGTCGACATCTCCGTCTTCGGCGGCTACTTCCCGTTCGCGACCCGCTTCTCGCTCGATGTCGCGTCGATGTTCATGTACTACGGCCTCGACGAGATCTGGGCCGAGGCCTACGGCGAGGTCGACAACGTCACCTGGCTCTCCACCGGCGCCTGGGACCCGCTCCACATCTTCACCGTCAACGAGCCGATCCGCTCGCTGGAAGACATGCGCGGCAAGCGCGTCTTCGGCGTGCCGACCGCCGGGCGCTTCCTCTCCCGCTACGGCCTCATCCCCGTGACCGTGCCGTGGGACGACGTCGAGGTCGCGATGCGGACCGGCGAGCTCGACGGCGTCGCCTGGTGCGGCTTTACCGAGGCCTACGAGGTCGGCTGGGCGGACGTGTGCAACTACGCGCTCACCAACTCCGTGACCGGCGCGTGGTTCGGGTCGTACTTCGCCAACACGGAAAGCTGGAACAAGGTGCCGCCGCACCTGCAGCAGCTCTTCAAGTCCACCATCGACCAGTCGCACTACTACCGCAACGTGTGGTACTGGGGCGGCGAGGCGAAGCTGCGCGTCGAGGGCGAGAAGATGGAGCTGACGTCCATCCCCGCCGAAGAGTGGAACCAGGTCGTCAAGGACGCCGAGAGCTTCTGGGACGAGATCGCCGAGACCTCCGAGCGCAACGCCCGCGTGGTCGAGATCTTCAAGAAGTACGCCGGCGTGCAGGAAGCGGCGGGCTATCCCTACCGCTGA
- a CDS encoding DeoR/GlpR family DNA-binding transcription regulator, translating to MTPDERRASIAELVMARGRQSVDHLADTFGVSAETIRRDLARLSEEGRVRKVHGGVQQAPLHAEGSFDERVAEDAPAKAAIAQRLAQIVHPGETLFVDTGSTTLAAARALAAIPGLTIVTNAHAVAAAFDARAHVYCVGGRYRADNRQTVGPIAIEDLARFQADRAVLTVAAIGREAGAADADFDEAQVARAMIAHARQTVVLATAAKFARRAAFQVCRTAEIDLLITDRRPESDLAMDMHAAGGSVLVAPAPAAGRDETPPAPRIAQPA from the coding sequence GTGACCCCCGACGAACGACGCGCCAGCATCGCTGAGCTGGTGATGGCGCGCGGCCGCCAGTCGGTCGATCATCTGGCCGACACGTTCGGCGTCTCGGCCGAGACCATCCGGCGCGACCTCGCCCGCCTGTCCGAAGAGGGCCGCGTCCGAAAGGTTCACGGCGGCGTCCAGCAGGCCCCCCTCCACGCCGAGGGCAGCTTCGACGAGCGTGTCGCCGAAGACGCGCCCGCCAAGGCCGCCATCGCCCAGCGCCTGGCACAGATCGTCCACCCCGGCGAGACGCTGTTCGTCGATACCGGGTCCACCACGCTCGCCGCCGCGCGCGCACTGGCGGCGATCCCGGGGCTCACCATCGTCACCAACGCCCATGCCGTCGCCGCCGCGTTCGACGCGCGCGCCCACGTCTACTGCGTCGGCGGCCGCTACCGGGCCGACAACCGGCAGACCGTCGGTCCGATCGCCATCGAGGACCTCGCCCGCTTCCAGGCCGACCGCGCCGTCCTCACCGTCGCCGCCATCGGCCGCGAGGCCGGTGCCGCCGATGCCGACTTCGACGAGGCGCAGGTCGCCCGTGCGATGATCGCCCATGCACGCCAGACCGTGGTGCTGGCAACGGCCGCGAAATTCGCCCGCCGCGCCGCCTTCCAGGTGTGCCGCACGGCCGAGATCGACCTCCTCATCACCGATCGCCGGCCCGAGTCCGACTTGGCCATGGACATGCATGCCGCGGGCGGATCGGTTCTGGTCGCACCCGCGCCTGCTGCGGGCCGCGACGAAACCCCGCCGGCGCCGCGGATCGCGCAGCCGGCCTGA
- a CDS encoding TRAP transporter large permease subunit produces MTNELIAILMFASMLLLVATGQRVFAAIGFVASAAVLLLYGTGGVEIPFTAAFKLFNWYPMLTLPLFIYMGYVLSESGIAEDLYRMMHVWFGKMAGGLAIGTILLCVIISAINGLSVAGMAIGATIALPEMLRRGYDKVLITGVVQGGSSLGILVPPSVVMVLYGMIARQPVSQLWLAGVFPGLIMAVMFGLYVWLRAKANPALAPKLTEEELAMPLGEKLKLLRAGIIPFAIFFLMTGLFVMGYISLVESSAVGATAATLAAALKGRLSFRMIHTTARKTMSVSALFLWLILAALAFGAVFDGLGAVRAIENLFITNWDLSPWQVIIMMQISFIIMGMFLDDTAMLVIVAPLYIPLVRILEFDLIWFGVLYTMTCQIAYITPPFGYNLFLMRALAPKEITLPDIYRSIWPFVIMIGLVIALVMAFPQIALWLPQTVRGY; encoded by the coding sequence ATGACCAACGAACTCATCGCAATCTTGATGTTCGCCTCGATGCTGCTGCTCGTGGCGACCGGGCAGCGGGTGTTCGCGGCGATCGGCTTCGTCGCCTCGGCGGCGGTGCTGCTGCTCTACGGCACGGGCGGGGTCGAGATCCCGTTCACGGCGGCGTTCAAGCTCTTCAACTGGTACCCGATGCTGACGCTGCCCCTGTTCATCTACATGGGCTACGTCCTCTCCGAGTCGGGCATCGCCGAAGACCTCTACCGGATGATGCACGTGTGGTTCGGCAAGATGGCCGGCGGGCTCGCCATCGGTACCATCCTGCTGTGCGTCATCATCTCGGCCATCAACGGCCTGTCGGTCGCCGGCATGGCGATCGGCGCCACCATCGCGCTGCCCGAGATGCTGCGCCGCGGCTACGACAAGGTGCTGATCACCGGCGTCGTGCAGGGCGGCTCGTCCCTCGGCATCCTCGTGCCGCCGTCGGTCGTGATGGTGCTCTACGGCATGATCGCGCGGCAGCCGGTCTCGCAGCTGTGGCTGGCGGGCGTCTTCCCCGGCCTCATCATGGCGGTGATGTTCGGGCTCTACGTCTGGCTGCGGGCCAAGGCCAACCCGGCCCTGGCGCCCAAGCTGACTGAGGAAGAGCTGGCGATGCCGCTCGGCGAGAAGCTGAAGCTGCTGCGCGCCGGCATCATCCCGTTCGCGATCTTCTTTCTGATGACCGGGCTCTTCGTGATGGGCTACATCAGCCTCGTCGAAAGCTCGGCCGTCGGCGCCACGGCGGCGACGCTCGCCGCTGCCCTCAAGGGCCGCCTGTCCTTCCGGATGATCCACACCACGGCGCGCAAGACCATGTCGGTCTCGGCGCTCTTCCTGTGGCTGATCCTCGCCGCGCTCGCCTTCGGCGCCGTGTTCGACGGGCTGGGCGCCGTGCGCGCCATCGAGAACCTCTTCATCACCAACTGGGACCTCTCGCCCTGGCAGGTGATCATCATGATGCAGATCTCGTTCATCATCATGGGGATGTTCCTCGACGACACGGCGATGCTGGTCATCGTCGCGCCGCTCTACATCCCGTTGGTGCGAATTCTGGAGTTCGACCTGATCTGGTTCGGCGTCCTCTACACGATGACCTGCCAGATCGCCTACATCACGCCGCCGTTCGGCTACAATCTCTTCCTCATGCGGGCACTCGCCCCCAAGGAGATCACGTTGCCGGACATCTACCGGTCGATCTGGCCCTTCGTCATCATGATCGGCCTCGTCATCGCGCTCGTCATGGCGTTCCCGCAGATCGCGCTGTGGCTCCCGCAAACCGTCCGCGGCTACTGA
- a CDS encoding phenylacetate--CoA ligase family protein, which produces MNIHQPGADLTPADDTDRPYWDPRLETQSRAEWDAMKLGLLKQHMRHAYDNSPYYRQSFDAAGVGPDDVTSLSDLAKFPTIQKSILRERQEAAPLLGDLAAVPEEKVVYVSASSGSTGVPTISPFTAEDFDEWMDFEARLFWSSGLRPKDRYAHSLNFSLFVGGPCVLGAQKIGALSIHAGTVPSDRLLSILKTFQATAMWTTPSYAWYLGETALKEGIDPRTDLAIDKIFVAGEPGGSIPETRKRIEDLWGAEVFDYYGLSDVFGACAGMCEAKDGLHWAEDHIHVEVIDPETGEPVPPGGRGEMVLTTLKKRARPLIRFRTGDIVSFTEETCSCGRTSQRLMGVHGRLDDMLVIRGVNIFPSDVEAIIRKDHDFTGEYRLVVERVNHLDTLTVEAEKIHGFNGTDDDLAKRLKDQIKAITGVGVQVAILEADALPRATHKAKRVEDRRDQVWTA; this is translated from the coding sequence TCGAGACGCAGAGCCGGGCCGAATGGGATGCGATGAAGCTGGGCCTGCTGAAGCAGCATATGCGGCACGCCTACGACAACTCGCCCTACTACCGGCAGAGCTTCGATGCCGCCGGCGTCGGCCCGGACGACGTGACGTCGCTCTCCGACCTCGCCAAATTTCCGACGATCCAGAAGTCCATCCTGCGCGAACGCCAAGAGGCCGCACCGCTGCTGGGCGACCTCGCCGCCGTGCCGGAGGAGAAGGTCGTCTACGTCTCCGCCTCGTCGGGCTCGACCGGCGTCCCGACCATCTCCCCGTTCACCGCCGAGGACTTCGACGAGTGGATGGACTTCGAGGCGCGGCTCTTCTGGTCGTCGGGCCTGCGCCCCAAAGACCGCTACGCCCACTCGCTGAACTTCTCGCTCTTCGTGGGCGGCCCGTGCGTCCTCGGCGCGCAGAAGATCGGCGCCCTGTCGATCCACGCCGGCACCGTCCCGTCGGACCGGCTCCTGTCGATCCTGAAGACCTTCCAGGCGACGGCGATGTGGACCACGCCGTCCTACGCCTGGTACCTCGGCGAGACGGCCCTCAAGGAAGGAATCGATCCCAGGACCGACCTCGCGATCGACAAGATCTTCGTCGCCGGTGAGCCGGGCGGCTCGATCCCCGAGACGCGCAAGCGCATCGAGGACCTGTGGGGCGCCGAGGTGTTCGACTACTACGGCCTCTCGGACGTGTTCGGCGCCTGCGCGGGCATGTGCGAGGCCAAGGATGGCCTGCACTGGGCCGAGGACCACATCCACGTCGAGGTGATCGACCCGGAGACCGGCGAGCCCGTCCCCCCCGGCGGCCGCGGCGAGATGGTGCTCACCACGCTGAAGAAGCGCGCCCGTCCGCTGATCCGCTTCCGCACCGGCGACATCGTCTCCTTCACGGAGGAGACGTGTTCCTGCGGGCGAACCAGCCAGCGCCTGATGGGCGTGCACGGCCGGCTCGACGACATGCTGGTGATCCGCGGCGTCAACATCTTCCCGTCCGACGTGGAGGCGATCATCCGCAAGGACCACGACTTCACCGGCGAGTACCGCCTGGTGGTGGAGCGGGTGAACCACCTCGACACGCTGACCGTCGAGGCCGAGAAGATCCACGGCTTCAACGGCACCGACGACGACCTCGCCAAGCGCCTGAAGGACCAGATCAAGGCGATCACCGGCGTCGGCGTGCAGGTGGCGATCCTGGAGGCGGACGCCCTCCCCCGCGCCACCCACAAGGCCAAGCGCGTGGAAGACCGCCGCGATCAGGTCTGGACCGCCTGA
- a CDS encoding NAD(P)/FAD-dependent oxidoreductase — MTTPEATAEHYDVAVIGAGVVGCAIARRFTLDGARVVVLEKAAEVLDGASKANSAILHTGFDAPVGTLEADCIRAGHAEYREIRDRLGLPLIECGALVVAWTAQEAARLPALIETAHANGVTDVAPLSAAQARALEPALGPGVAAAFRVPGESLIDPWSAPHGYLAQALLNGATLRCEAEVHGGVRNGESWRLETAAGPVSARLVVNAAGLFGDMVETRLLGAATFRIRPRKGQFVVFDKTAAALAGHILLPVPTATTKGIVVCRTAWGNLLVGPTAEEQEDRTTATLDGPTLARLRARAEEILPALAGHEITAVYAGLRPATEEKGFRVRAEPAAGYIAVGGIRSTGLSAALGLAAHVRALWDAPLRPIADPVWPAMPNLAETAERDWQRPGNGGIVCHCERVTRREVEAALTGPLAARTFAGLKRRTRVTMGRCQGFGCGAEIAGITAGRLAVPMLPRDGDE, encoded by the coding sequence ATGACCACGCCTGAAGCCACCGCCGAGCACTACGATGTCGCCGTCATCGGCGCCGGGGTGGTCGGCTGCGCCATCGCGCGGCGGTTCACGCTCGACGGGGCGCGGGTGGTGGTCCTGGAGAAGGCCGCCGAGGTGCTGGACGGCGCCTCCAAGGCCAACAGCGCCATCCTGCACACCGGGTTCGATGCGCCCGTCGGCACTCTCGAGGCGGACTGTATCCGCGCCGGCCACGCCGAATATCGCGAGATTCGCGACCGTCTGGGCCTGCCGCTGATCGAGTGCGGGGCGCTGGTCGTCGCCTGGACCGCGCAAGAGGCGGCGCGGCTGCCGGCCCTGATCGAGACGGCCCACGCCAACGGCGTCACCGACGTCGCCCCCTTGTCCGCGGCGCAGGCGCGCGCCCTGGAGCCAGCGCTGGGCCCCGGCGTGGCGGCGGCCTTCCGGGTGCCGGGCGAATCGCTGATCGACCCGTGGTCCGCCCCGCACGGCTACCTCGCCCAGGCCCTCCTCAACGGCGCCACGCTGCGTTGCGAGGCGGAGGTGCACGGCGGCGTGCGCAACGGCGAGAGCTGGCGGCTGGAGACAGCGGCCGGGCCGGTCTCGGCGCGTCTCGTCGTCAACGCGGCGGGGCTCTTCGGGGATATGGTCGAGACACGGCTCCTCGGCGCGGCGACGTTTCGGATCCGTCCGCGCAAGGGCCAGTTCGTCGTCTTCGACAAGACGGCCGCGGCGCTCGCCGGCCACATCCTCCTGCCGGTGCCGACGGCGACCACCAAGGGCATCGTCGTGTGTCGCACGGCCTGGGGCAACCTCCTCGTCGGCCCCACCGCCGAAGAACAGGAGGACCGCACCACCGCCACGCTCGACGGGCCTACTCTCGCCCGCCTGCGCGCGCGGGCCGAGGAGATCCTCCCCGCGCTCGCCGGGCACGAGATCACCGCCGTCTACGCCGGCCTGCGTCCGGCCACAGAGGAGAAGGGGTTCCGCGTGCGGGCCGAGCCGGCGGCGGGTTACATCGCGGTCGGCGGGATCCGCTCCACCGGCCTCAGCGCCGCACTGGGCCTCGCCGCGCACGTCCGCGCCCTCTGGGATGCGCCGCTCCGCCCCATAGCCGACCCCGTGTGGCCGGCGATGCCCAATCTCGCCGAGACGGCGGAGCGCGACTGGCAGCGCCCCGGCAACGGCGGCATCGTGTGCCACTGCGAGCGCGTCACCCGGCGCGAGGTGGAGGCGGCGCTGACCGGCCCTCTTGCGGCGCGAACCTTCGCCGGGCTGAAGCGGCGGACACGCGTGACGATGGGTCGGTGCCAGGGCTTCGGATGTGGCGCCGAGATCGCCGGGATCACGGCCGGCCGCCTCGCCGTCCCGATGCTGCCGCGAGACGGCGATGAGTGA
- a CDS encoding NAD(P)/FAD-dependent oxidoreductase — translation MSEPPPRPAPPTPHAPPLAETAAPPAQAAVGAGAVRGCATPTHDLAIIGGGPAGLGAALEARRLGLRVVVLEREAEAGGIPRHCGHPPFGLREFGLPLTGPAYARRLVAATRAAGAEIRTHTAVVAIEPGPRLVLATPHGVDAVDARRVLIATGVRETTRAGRLIGGTKPGGVMNTATLQGLVYLNRQRPFVRPIIVGTELVAFSAILTLRHAGIRPLAMVEPTAHVTARWPSALLPRLLGIPLWRGTELVAIEGTERVTGVTLRSASGTRHVATDGVVLTGGFRPEATLVRQSHLTLDPATGGPEIDQFGRTCDPAIFAAGNMLHPVETAGWCHREGRAIAARIAESLAGALPPPEPALRLRPADGVLYAVPQRIVPDARTTGAIQLRAAAPVRGRVVVRTSASVRGPAVDTVPERRILMPLATIPPDAAGEAEIAIEPDGRHR, via the coding sequence ATGAGTGAGCCGCCGCCCCGCCCGGCGCCCCCCACTCCGCACGCGCCGCCCCTCGCCGAGACCGCCGCGCCTCCCGCGCAGGCCGCCGTCGGGGCGGGAGCGGTGCGTGGGTGTGCGACGCCGACGCACGACCTCGCCATCATCGGCGGCGGTCCGGCCGGGCTCGGAGCGGCGCTGGAAGCGCGCCGGCTGGGGCTTCGCGTCGTGGTGCTGGAGCGCGAGGCCGAGGCCGGCGGGATCCCGCGTCACTGCGGCCACCCACCGTTCGGCCTGCGCGAGTTCGGCCTTCCGCTCACCGGCCCGGCCTATGCCCGCCGGCTCGTCGCGGCGACGCGCGCTGCCGGCGCCGAGATCCGCACGCACACCGCCGTCGTTGCGATCGAACCCGGCCCGCGCCTCGTCCTGGCGACGCCGCACGGGGTCGACGCGGTCGACGCCCGGCGCGTCCTCATCGCGACCGGCGTGCGTGAGACCACCCGCGCCGGGCGGCTCATCGGCGGCACCAAGCCCGGCGGGGTGATGAACACCGCCACCTTGCAGGGGCTCGTCTACCTCAATCGCCAGCGGCCGTTCGTGCGGCCGATCATCGTCGGCACCGAGCTGGTCGCCTTCTCGGCGATCCTCACGCTGCGCCATGCCGGCATCCGCCCGCTGGCGATGGTCGAGCCGACGGCCCACGTCACCGCCCGCTGGCCGTCGGCGCTGTTGCCGCGCCTCCTCGGCATCCCCCTGTGGAGAGGCACCGAGCTCGTCGCCATCGAGGGCACGGAGCGCGTCACGGGCGTCACGCTACGCAGTGCGTCGGGGACGCGCCATGTGGCGACCGATGGCGTCGTCCTGACCGGCGGCTTCCGGCCCGAGGCAACGCTGGTGCGTCAAAGCCACCTGACGCTCGACCCCGCCACCGGCGGCCCCGAGATCGACCAGTTCGGCCGCACCTGCGACCCGGCGATCTTCGCCGCCGGCAACATGCTGCACCCGGTGGAGACCGCCGGCTGGTGCCACCGCGAGGGCCGCGCCATCGCCGCCCGCATCGCCGAAAGCCTCGCCGGCGCCCTCCCCCCGCCCGAGCCGGCGCTGCGCCTGCGCCCGGCGGACGGCGTGCTCTACGCGGTACCGCAGCGCATCGTGCCGGACGCGCGAACCACGGGCGCCATCCAGCTGCGCGCCGCCGCGCCGGTGCGTGGCCGGGTCGTCGTGCGCACCTCGGCGTCGGTGCGCGGCCCCGCGGTCGACACCGTGCCCGAGCGGCGCATCCTGATGCCCCTCGCCACGATCCCGCCGGACGCGGCCGGCGAGGCCGAGATCGCCATCGAGCCGGACGGGAGACACCGATGA
- a CDS encoding TRAP transporter small permease subunit: protein MQRWLNGYVTIVGRLSGAVGVVAMYLIFAMIGILLLDAITRNVIDIPLHWCIEAAQFTLAAYYFTGGAMTLRDDDHARMDLFYERLSVRGKAWLDLVTSACLIFYLVVLLIGAVSSTQYAIQTGETRFSMWNPSMIPIKVLMCCCIVLMLLQSVALIIKDLTILREPAAQ from the coding sequence ATGCAGCGGTGGCTGAACGGATACGTGACCATAGTGGGCCGCCTCTCGGGCGCGGTCGGCGTGGTGGCCATGTATCTGATCTTTGCGATGATCGGCATTCTTCTGCTCGATGCCATCACGCGAAACGTGATCGACATTCCGCTGCACTGGTGCATCGAGGCGGCGCAGTTCACCCTCGCGGCCTACTACTTCACCGGCGGCGCGATGACCCTGCGCGACGACGACCACGCCCGCATGGACCTCTTCTACGAGCGCCTCTCGGTGCGCGGCAAAGCCTGGCTCGACCTCGTCACCTCGGCCTGTCTCATCTTCTACCTGGTGGTGCTCCTGATCGGCGCGGTCTCGTCCACCCAGTACGCGATTCAGACCGGGGAGACGCGGTTCTCGATGTGGAATCCGTCGATGATTCCAATCAAGGTGCTGATGTGCTGCTGCATCGTTTTGATGCTGCTGCAGTCCGTCGCGCTGATCATCAAGGACCTGACCATCCTGCGTGAGCCGGCCGCGCAATGA